In the Helianthus annuus cultivar XRQ/B chromosome 11, HanXRQr2.0-SUNRISE, whole genome shotgun sequence genome, one interval contains:
- the LOC110890403 gene encoding pentatricopeptide repeat-containing protein At3g62890-like translates to MRNLFPFYSFRSRINTPTLVSLLFSFFGFCSSTFNKFITTNLSMKWRNITSQNSILTALLHPLRSHSPSPLSYAPIFQFLTGLNLLKLGQQVHTHLILHGVYPNSFLGAKMVAMYASSGDLNSAVVLFNSVKKNASTLLYNSIIRACAVYGYSQQCVSIFFEMDSVGVRGDYFTFPFVLKSCADLGGVWVGKCVHGKGLRSGLGFDFYFGTSLIDFYVKCGELGDARKMFDEMPVREVASWNALIAGCMRYGMASGAEELFSRMLEKNIVSWTAMISGYTQNGFAKRAIELFDEMMSDLSNVRPNWVTVMSVLPACAQSSDLDRGRKIHDYATSIGLGSNMSVQTALAAMYAKCGSLSDAEICFRKIPPNKRNLVSWNTMISAYASHGHGTESVSTFNDMIRARVQPDAITFTGLLSGCSHSGLVDMGLNYFNSMKTQYKIEPTHEHYACVVDLLGRCGRLNEAYELALKMPMPPGASIWGALLSASKTYRNLEIAEISAKKLFDLEPENSGNYVVLSNMYAEAGMWREVNDLRDLLKTRGVKKNPGCSWIEIDGKVHMFLGGDKSHPMSDAIYEFLEALPEKMKVLGYVAETTFALHDVSEEEREQSLGSHSEKLAVAFGILCTDSGAIVRVTKNLRICGDCHTVMKFVSRIYEREIVVRDVNRFHHFKNGSCSCGDYW, encoded by the coding sequence ATGCGCAATCTTTTTCCTTTTTATTCGTTTCGTTCACGAATAAATACACCCACACTCGTCTCGTTGCTCTTTTCATTTTTTGGTTTTTGCAGTTCAACCTTTAACAAGTTCATCACTACCAATCTGTCAATGAAATGGAGGAACATAACCTCTCAAAACTCAATATTAACCGCACTTTTACACCCACTTCGTTCTCACTCACCATCACCACTCTCATACGCACCCATTTTCCAGTTCTTAACCGGCTTAAACCTCCTTAAATTAGGTCAACAAGTTCACACCCATTTAATTCTTCACGGAGTATATCCCAACTCATTCCTCGGTGCCAAAATGGTTGCAATGTACGCTAGCTCAGGTGATCTCAACTCCGCTGTTGTTTTGTTCAATTCAGTGAAGAAAAATGCATCAACCCTTCTGTACAATTCGATTATTAGAGCGTGTGCTGTGTACGGTTATTCTCAGCAATGTGTTAGCATATTTTTTGAGATGGATTCGGTTGGGGTTCGTGGGGATTATTTTACTTTTCCGTTTGTGTTGAAGAGTTGTGCGGATTTGGGGGGTGTTTGGGTGGGTAAGTGTGTTCATGGGAAGGGGTTGAGAAGTGGGTTGGGGTTTGATTTCTATTTTGGGACGTCGTTGATTGATTTTTATGTCAAGTGTGGGGAGTTGGGGGATGCACGGAagatgtttgatgaaatgcctgtgAGAGAAGTTGCGTCGTGGAACGCGCTGATTGCGGGGTGTATGAGGTATGGGATGGCGAGTGGTGCGGAAGAGTTGTTTTCGCGGATGTTGGAGAAGAATATTGTTTCATGGACGGCGATGATTTCTGGGTACACGCAGAACGGGTTTGCGAAGCGAGCGATTGAGTTGTTTGATGAGATGATGAGTGACTTGTCGAACGTGAGGCCGAATTGGGTGACGGTGATGAGTGTTCTTCCTGCCTGTGCACAATCTTCGGACCTTGACCGAGGGAGAAAGATTCATGATTATGCTACTAGCATCGGGCTTGGCTCGAACATGTCTGTGCAAACTGCTCTCGCTGCTATGTACGCAAAATGTGGATCGCTCTCGGATGCCGAAATTTGTTTCCGAAAAATCCCTCCTAATAAAAGAAACTTGGTCTCCTGGAACACGATGATCAGTGCATACGCGTCTCACGGGCATGGGACCGAATCTGTCTCAACATTCAATGACATGATACGAGCCAGGGTCCAACCTGATGCAATCACATTCACAGGCTTGTTATCAGGGTGCAGCCATTCGGGTCTGGTTGATATGGGTTTAAACTATTTTAACTCAATGAAAACACAATACAAAATCGAACCAACTCACGAACATTACGCATGTGTTGTCGATCTTTTGGGGCGATGCGGGAGACTGAATGAAGCATATGAACTCGCTTTAAAGATGCCAATGCCACCAGGAGCAAGCATATGGGGCGCGTTGTTATCCGCCAGCAAAACCTATAGAAATCTCGAGATTGCTGAAATCTCGGCCAAAAAGTTGTTCGATTTGGAACCCGAAAACAGCGGGAATTATGTGGTTCTTTCAAATATGTATGCCGAGGCCGGGATGTGGAGAGAAGTGAATGATCTTAGAGATTTGTTAAAAACCCGAGGCGTGAAGAAGAACCCGGGTTGCAGTTGGATTGAAATCGACGGCAAAGTACATATGTTTCTTGGTGGTGACAAATCTCACCCAATGTCGGATGCAATTTACGAGTTTTTGGAGGCGTTACCAGAGAAGATGAAAGTGTTGGGTTATGTAGCGGAAACAACATTTGCACTACACGATGTTAGTGAGGAGGAGCGGGAACAAAGCCTCGGTAGTCATAGCGAGAAGTTGGCGGTGGCTTTCGGGATTCTTTGCACGGATTCCGGTGCCATTGTTCGTGTGACGAAGAACCTTAGGATATGTGGGGATTGTCACACGGTGATGAAGTTTGTATCAAGGATTTATGAACGGGAGATTGTGGTTAGAGATGTGAACCGGTTTCATCATTTTAAAAACGGGTCGTGTTCATGTGGTGATTATTGGTAG